A portion of the Lolium rigidum isolate FL_2022 chromosome 1, APGP_CSIRO_Lrig_0.1, whole genome shotgun sequence genome contains these proteins:
- the LOC124693539 gene encoding kinesin-like protein KIN-14M isoform X3, which produces MGLPSFTASDLDTGPVSAVVASVLALRDQFLPHAGEGWNFSVQQNGRKHSNELPRRENGQVTQNFEVTEDSKQMETMAQKVSKSPAVSEPLSPKVRPGQSSISRHAGRNFHEVFQLRQGGYSDLPSCKISEMMKSTSMDNAPTQSLLSVVNGILDEIIERKNGEIPYQLSCLLRRIVLEIERRISTQAEHIRNQNNLMKAREEKYKSRIRVLEALANGNSGQIHVAEDPVQQIKQMEKDKLQEKRRLVEEDLTKLIKDKENVTRLTKDKEDMARLLNDKEDIIRLMKEKEEMARLIKAKEDRVILKKGKDEDRDQSASEPIAKPIVHKDELISLMKDRDNNKNTIMRLKLELEATKSSYEESHSLLESKKEDVLKLLKDKENSDNVISQLRQELAIARRSHETYIQELKTTALQENRELEHRIKEVELKLEHSTNRGRYLEDLLESRIQTWEQKEIMLSEFVGLQVQNVQDLRLSSVSIRHEILNCQKSWSEELSGLGQSLKVLTSAAENYHATLEENRKLFNEVQELKGNIRVFCRIRPFLPNEDHKSSTTELIGDNGELILANPTKTGKEGSKLFKFNKVLGPTSSQDEVFKDIQPLIRSVLDGYNVCIFAYGQTGSGKTYTMTGPENATEEELGVNFRALNDLFLISRNRGDTIMYDVSVQMIEIYNEQIRDLLGSKGSEKKLEILNASHPSGLAVPDATIHPVNSTSDVIELIRTGLGNRAVGATALNERSSRSHSVVTVHIQGVDLKTGATLRGALHLVDLAGSERVDRSAVTGDRLKEAQHINKSLSALGDVIFSLSQKTSHIPYRNSKLTQVLQSSLGGHAKTLMFVQINPDVSSYAESLSTLRFAERVSGVELGAAKMNKEGKDIREFKEQLSLLKDKIAKKDEEINQLQTHTPRTMSGKRADSLLKRSSSSSGVSYLGSKIQHRRTASCGKALGFVSRGSDADNFSEISDRHSEASSMQSVDDIHQQSEIMAHSKLSEDETGPNSADPEIDCFGYADSEGRLSDISDSGLSMGTETDGSVSSMVEYALFPEQEKNASTWKEQKGAPNTPIDRLRKVTTRVQKAATPKTTTSSSLWPKSSDSPPRSPMSASTRRSTIPRATSSPRTSNTPKRWN; this is translated from the exons ATGGGCCTTCCCAGCTTCACCGCCTCGGACCTCGACACG GGCCCAGTGTCAGCTGTGGTTGCCTCTGTTCTGGCACTAAGGGATCAGTTTCTCCCACATGCTGGGGAAGGCTGGAATTTTAGCGTACAACAAAATGGCAGGAAGCACAGCAATGAACTTCCCAGAAGGGAGAATGGTCAGGTAACACAAAATTTTGAAGTAACAGAAGATAGCAAACAAATGGAAACCATGGCACAGAAGGTCTCCAAAAGTCCGGCTGTATCAG AACCATTATCTCCTAAAGTACGACCTGGACAATCTTCTATATCACGGCATGCTGGACGCAATTTTCATGAAGTCTTCCAACTTAGGCAAGGAGGTTATTCTGATCTGCCAAGTTGTAAAATTTCAGAGATGATGAAGTCCACCAGCATGGAT AATGCCCCTACGCAGTCACTTTTGAGTGTTGTGAATGGCATCCTTGATGAGATCATTGAGAGGAAGAATGGAGAAATTCCTTAT CAACTCTCTTGCTTGTTGAGACGGATCGTACTGGAGATTGAGCGCCGTATTTCTACGCAGGCAGAGCATATAAGAAAT CAAAATAACCTTATGAAAGCACGTGAAGAGAAATATAAATCAAGGATAAGAGTGCTAGAAGCACTAGCAAATGGGAACAGTGGGCAAATACAT GTTGCTGAAGACCCTGtgcaacagataaag CAGATGGAGAAAGACAAACTTCAAGAGAAAAGGCGTTTAGTTGAGGAAGATCTGACAAAGTTGATCAAGGACAAGGAAAATGTAACTAGATTAACAAAGGACAAGGAAGACATGGCTAGACTGTTGAATGACAAGGAAGACATAATTCGGTTGATGAAAGAGAAGGAAGAAATGGCTAGATTGATAAAGGCGAAGGAAGACAGGGTTATCTTGAAGAAAGGTAAGGATGAAGACAGAGATCAATCGGCAAGTGAACCTATAGCTAAGCCAATTGTTCACAAGGATGAACTCATTAGTTTAATGAAGGATAGAGATAACAATAAAAATACAATTATGAGACTAAAGTTGGAACTAGAAGCTACCAAATCATCATACGAAGAGAGCCACAGCCTCCTGGAGTCTAAGAAGGAAGATGTACTTAAGCTTCTGAAGGATAAGGAGAACAGTGACAATGTAATATCACAACTCCGGCAAGAACTTGCCATAGCAAGAAGATCACATGAGACATATATTCAAGAATTGAAGACAACGGCTTTGCAGGAAAATAGGGAGCTCGAACATAGGATAAAGGAAGTAGAGCTAAAGCTAGAACATTCTACCAATAGAGGAAGATACCTTGAAGATTTGCTGGAATCAAGAATCCAAACTTGGGAGCAGAAGGAAATCATGCTGAGCGAATTTGTAGGTCTACAAGTACAGAATGTTCAG GATTTGAGGTTATCTTCTGTTTCCATTAGGCATGAAATCCTAAACTGCCAGAAAAGCTGGTCTGAAGAACTTAGTGGCCTTG GACAAAGCCTTAAGGTATTGACAAGTGCTGCAGAAAATTATCATGCTACTCttgaagaaaatagaaaattGTTCAACGAGGTTCAGGAGCTAAAAG GAAATATCAGAGTCTTTTGCCGGATAAGACCTTTTCTTCCTAACGAGGATCATAAGTCTAGTACAACTGAACTTATTGGTGATAACGGTGAACTCATTTTAGCAAACCCTACAAAAACCGGAAAAGAGGGGAGCAAGCTGTTCAAATTTAACAAAGTACTTGGTCCCACGTCTTCTCAAG ATGAGGTATTCAAGGACATTCAACCACTAATTAGATCTGTCCTTGATggctataatgtttgcattttcgCATATGGTCAAACAGGATCAGGAAAAACCTACACAATG ACTGGACCTGAAAATGCAACCGAGGAGGAACTGGGTGTCAATTTCAGAGCTCTGAATGACCTGTTTCTGATATCACGCAATCGTGGAGATACAATCATGTATGATGTTAGTGTCCAAATGATTGAGATATATAACGAACAAATCCGTGATCTCTTAGGCAGCAAGGGTTCAGAGAAGAA ACTAGAGATATTGAATGCCAGCCATCCCAGTGGGCTTGCTGTTCCTGATGCAACAATACATCCTGTCAACTCAACTTCTGATGTTATTGAGTTAATAAGAACAGGACTTGGTAACAGAGCTGTGGGTGCGACAGCACTGAATGAACGAAGCAGCAGATCTCACAG TGTTGTCACTGTACACATTCAAGGTGTAGATTTGAAAACTGGAGCTACTTTACGTGGGGCGCTCCATCTTGTTGATCTTGCTGGAAGTGAAAGGGTGGACCGTTCTGCTGTCACAGGCGATAGACTCAAAGAAGCACAACACATTAATAAATCTTTGTCTGCTCTTGGAGATGTTATATTTTCTTTATCACAGAAGACTTCTCATATACCATACCGAAACAGCAAACTTACGCAAGTTCTGCAAAGTTCTTTGG GTGGCCATGCAAAGACCCTGATGTTTGTGCAGATCAATCCAGATGTCTCATCTTATGCAGAGAGTTTAAGTACTTTGAGGTTTGCTGAAAGAGTATCTGGAGTGGAACTAGGTGCTGCAAAGATGAATAAAGAAGGGAAAGACATCAGAGAATTTAAGGAACAG CTCTCACTgctcaaagataaaattgcaaagAAGGATGAGGAAATCAACCAGCTACAGACTCACACTCCAAGGACTATGTCAGGCAAACGTGCTGATTCCTTACTGAAACGTTCATCCTCCTCCTCAGGCGTTTCATATCTGGGTAGCAAAATCCAACATCGAAGAACGGCATCTTGTGGGAAGGCACTGGGCTTTGTCAGTAGGGGCTCCGATGCTGACAACTTCTCTGAGATTAGTGACAGGCATTCTGAAGCTAGTTCTATGCAGTCTGTTGATGATATCCATCAGCAGAGTGAGATTATGGCACATTCTAAGCTCTCTGAAGATGAGACAGGTCCAAACTCAGCTGATCCTGAGATTGACTGTTTTGGTTACGCTGATTCAGAGGGGAGGTTAAGCGATATATCAGATAGTGGCCTATCCATGGGAACAGAAACCGATGGTTCAGTAAGTAGCATGGTAGAGTATGCTCTTTTCCCAGAGCAGGAAAAAAATGCTAGCACGTGGAAAGAACAAAAAGGGGCACCTAACACGCCAATAGATCGATT ACGTAAGGTGACCACTCGAGTACAGAAGGCAGCAACACCGAAAACAACAACATCTTCTAGTTTGTGGCCCAAATCAAGTGATTCTCCTCCTAGATCTCCAA TGTCAGCAAGCACCCGAAGAAGCACAATCCCACGAGCAACATCCTCACCAAGAACCTCAAATACTCCGAAGAGATGGAATTAG
- the LOC124693539 gene encoding kinesin-like protein KIN-14M isoform X4 codes for MGLPSFTASDLDTGPVSAVVASVLALRDQFLPHAGEGWNFSVQQNGRKHSNELPRRENGQVTQNFEVTEDSKQMETMAQKVSKSPAVSEPLSPKVRPGQSSISRHAGRNFHEVFQLRQGGYSDLPSCKISEMMKSTSMDNAPTQSLLSVVNGILDEIIERKNGEIPYQLSCLLRRIVLEIERRISTQAEHIRNQNNLMKAREEKYKSRIRVLEALANGNSGQIHVSSSATNDKEHVAEDPVQQIKQMEKDKLQEKRRLVEEDLTKLIKDKENVTRLTKDKEDMARLLNDKEDIIRLMKEKEEMARLIKAKEDRVILKKGKDEDRDQSASEPIAKPIVHKDELISLMKDRDNNKNTIMRLKLELEATKSSYEESHSLLESKKEDVLKLLKDKENSDNVISQLRQELAIARRSHETYIQELKTTALQENRELEHRIKEVELKLEHSTNRGRYLEDLLESRIQTWEQKEIMLSEFVGLQVQNVQDLRLSSVSIRHEILNCQKSWSEELSGLGQSLKVLTSAAENYHATLEENRKLFNEVQELKGNIRVFCRIRPFLPNEDHKSSTTELIGDNGELILANPTKTGKEGSKLFKFNKVLGPTSSQDEVFKDIQPLIRSVLDGYNVCIFAYGQTGSGKTYTMTGPENATEEELGVNFRALNDLFLISRNRGDTIMYDVSVQMIEIYNEQIRDLLGSKGSEKKLEILNASHPSGLAVPDATIHPVNSTSDVIELIRTGLGNRAVGATALNERSSRSHSVVTVHIQGVDLKTGATLRGALHLVDLAGSERVDRSAVTGDRLKEAQHINKSLSALGDVIFSLSQKTSHIPYRNSKLTQVLQSSLGGHAKTLMFVQINPDVSSYAESLSTLRFAERVSGVELGAAKMNKEGKDIREFKEQLSLLKDKIAKKDEEINQLQTHTPRTMSGKRADSLLKRSSSSSGVSYLGSKIQHRRTASCGKALGFVSRGSDADNFSEISDRHSEASSMQSVDDIHQQSEIMAHSKLSEDETGPNSADPEIDCFGYADSEGRLSDISDSGLSMGTETDGSVSSMVEYALFPEQEKNASTWKEQKGAPNTPIDRLRKVTTRVQKAATPKTTTSSSLWPKSSDSPPRSPSDSMMDEAAASIRHLM; via the exons ATGGGCCTTCCCAGCTTCACCGCCTCGGACCTCGACACG GGCCCAGTGTCAGCTGTGGTTGCCTCTGTTCTGGCACTAAGGGATCAGTTTCTCCCACATGCTGGGGAAGGCTGGAATTTTAGCGTACAACAAAATGGCAGGAAGCACAGCAATGAACTTCCCAGAAGGGAGAATGGTCAGGTAACACAAAATTTTGAAGTAACAGAAGATAGCAAACAAATGGAAACCATGGCACAGAAGGTCTCCAAAAGTCCGGCTGTATCAG AACCATTATCTCCTAAAGTACGACCTGGACAATCTTCTATATCACGGCATGCTGGACGCAATTTTCATGAAGTCTTCCAACTTAGGCAAGGAGGTTATTCTGATCTGCCAAGTTGTAAAATTTCAGAGATGATGAAGTCCACCAGCATGGAT AATGCCCCTACGCAGTCACTTTTGAGTGTTGTGAATGGCATCCTTGATGAGATCATTGAGAGGAAGAATGGAGAAATTCCTTAT CAACTCTCTTGCTTGTTGAGACGGATCGTACTGGAGATTGAGCGCCGTATTTCTACGCAGGCAGAGCATATAAGAAAT CAAAATAACCTTATGAAAGCACGTGAAGAGAAATATAAATCAAGGATAAGAGTGCTAGAAGCACTAGCAAATGGGAACAGTGGGCAAATACATGTAAGCTCAAGTGCTACAAATGACAAAGAACAT GTTGCTGAAGACCCTGtgcaacagataaag CAGATGGAGAAAGACAAACTTCAAGAGAAAAGGCGTTTAGTTGAGGAAGATCTGACAAAGTTGATCAAGGACAAGGAAAATGTAACTAGATTAACAAAGGACAAGGAAGACATGGCTAGACTGTTGAATGACAAGGAAGACATAATTCGGTTGATGAAAGAGAAGGAAGAAATGGCTAGATTGATAAAGGCGAAGGAAGACAGGGTTATCTTGAAGAAAGGTAAGGATGAAGACAGAGATCAATCGGCAAGTGAACCTATAGCTAAGCCAATTGTTCACAAGGATGAACTCATTAGTTTAATGAAGGATAGAGATAACAATAAAAATACAATTATGAGACTAAAGTTGGAACTAGAAGCTACCAAATCATCATACGAAGAGAGCCACAGCCTCCTGGAGTCTAAGAAGGAAGATGTACTTAAGCTTCTGAAGGATAAGGAGAACAGTGACAATGTAATATCACAACTCCGGCAAGAACTTGCCATAGCAAGAAGATCACATGAGACATATATTCAAGAATTGAAGACAACGGCTTTGCAGGAAAATAGGGAGCTCGAACATAGGATAAAGGAAGTAGAGCTAAAGCTAGAACATTCTACCAATAGAGGAAGATACCTTGAAGATTTGCTGGAATCAAGAATCCAAACTTGGGAGCAGAAGGAAATCATGCTGAGCGAATTTGTAGGTCTACAAGTACAGAATGTTCAG GATTTGAGGTTATCTTCTGTTTCCATTAGGCATGAAATCCTAAACTGCCAGAAAAGCTGGTCTGAAGAACTTAGTGGCCTTG GACAAAGCCTTAAGGTATTGACAAGTGCTGCAGAAAATTATCATGCTACTCttgaagaaaatagaaaattGTTCAACGAGGTTCAGGAGCTAAAAG GAAATATCAGAGTCTTTTGCCGGATAAGACCTTTTCTTCCTAACGAGGATCATAAGTCTAGTACAACTGAACTTATTGGTGATAACGGTGAACTCATTTTAGCAAACCCTACAAAAACCGGAAAAGAGGGGAGCAAGCTGTTCAAATTTAACAAAGTACTTGGTCCCACGTCTTCTCAAG ATGAGGTATTCAAGGACATTCAACCACTAATTAGATCTGTCCTTGATggctataatgtttgcattttcgCATATGGTCAAACAGGATCAGGAAAAACCTACACAATG ACTGGACCTGAAAATGCAACCGAGGAGGAACTGGGTGTCAATTTCAGAGCTCTGAATGACCTGTTTCTGATATCACGCAATCGTGGAGATACAATCATGTATGATGTTAGTGTCCAAATGATTGAGATATATAACGAACAAATCCGTGATCTCTTAGGCAGCAAGGGTTCAGAGAAGAA ACTAGAGATATTGAATGCCAGCCATCCCAGTGGGCTTGCTGTTCCTGATGCAACAATACATCCTGTCAACTCAACTTCTGATGTTATTGAGTTAATAAGAACAGGACTTGGTAACAGAGCTGTGGGTGCGACAGCACTGAATGAACGAAGCAGCAGATCTCACAG TGTTGTCACTGTACACATTCAAGGTGTAGATTTGAAAACTGGAGCTACTTTACGTGGGGCGCTCCATCTTGTTGATCTTGCTGGAAGTGAAAGGGTGGACCGTTCTGCTGTCACAGGCGATAGACTCAAAGAAGCACAACACATTAATAAATCTTTGTCTGCTCTTGGAGATGTTATATTTTCTTTATCACAGAAGACTTCTCATATACCATACCGAAACAGCAAACTTACGCAAGTTCTGCAAAGTTCTTTGG GTGGCCATGCAAAGACCCTGATGTTTGTGCAGATCAATCCAGATGTCTCATCTTATGCAGAGAGTTTAAGTACTTTGAGGTTTGCTGAAAGAGTATCTGGAGTGGAACTAGGTGCTGCAAAGATGAATAAAGAAGGGAAAGACATCAGAGAATTTAAGGAACAG CTCTCACTgctcaaagataaaattgcaaagAAGGATGAGGAAATCAACCAGCTACAGACTCACACTCCAAGGACTATGTCAGGCAAACGTGCTGATTCCTTACTGAAACGTTCATCCTCCTCCTCAGGCGTTTCATATCTGGGTAGCAAAATCCAACATCGAAGAACGGCATCTTGTGGGAAGGCACTGGGCTTTGTCAGTAGGGGCTCCGATGCTGACAACTTCTCTGAGATTAGTGACAGGCATTCTGAAGCTAGTTCTATGCAGTCTGTTGATGATATCCATCAGCAGAGTGAGATTATGGCACATTCTAAGCTCTCTGAAGATGAGACAGGTCCAAACTCAGCTGATCCTGAGATTGACTGTTTTGGTTACGCTGATTCAGAGGGGAGGTTAAGCGATATATCAGATAGTGGCCTATCCATGGGAACAGAAACCGATGGTTCAGTAAGTAGCATGGTAGAGTATGCTCTTTTCCCAGAGCAGGAAAAAAATGCTAGCACGTGGAAAGAACAAAAAGGGGCACCTAACACGCCAATAGATCGATT ACGTAAGGTGACCACTCGAGTACAGAAGGCAGCAACACCGAAAACAACAACATCTTCTAGTTTGTGGCCCAAATCAAGTGATTCTCCTCCTAGATCTCCAA GTGACAGCATGATGGATGAAGCGGCGGCAAGCATCCGACATCTTATGTGA